One part of the Thermodesulfobacterium commune DSM 2178 genome encodes these proteins:
- a CDS encoding YeeE/YedE thiosulfate transporter family protein, with protein sequence MDVRVGGILLGLLLVLGEYFGSPWGITNQSFLNLFVLWLGAFFSANLFKECGLRIPANQEWTKSLIAGVLMGIGAFLAAGDNVTAFLMPFINLSAGSLVVLVGLWIGGLMGIKYQLKELEKKQQVKAIQVKFPKLNPLLALLSFGVLVWLCFKSWVFVFWAAIGMVLQKSNWCMVNTLKEPFFSEKNINTQSVVLTLGLAVLGIWGLKFYQVLEPYTYVLPNFGVIGFIGGIIFGLGMLLGGSCGASLFAKSGEGDLKSFITLGVLLSCYKVLNSTISLSFLQEGLKNLNIYLPDYFGYPGALLISLVVLGLWLTLSWWNVKTKKLLKRYYL encoded by the coding sequence ATGGATGTAAGAGTAGGAGGTATTTTATTAGGTCTCTTGTTGGTTTTGGGAGAGTATTTTGGTTCTCCTTGGGGTATTACTAACCAATCTTTTCTTAATTTATTTGTTCTCTGGTTAGGAGCTTTTTTTTCTGCCAATCTTTTTAAAGAGTGTGGCTTAAGAATACCGGCTAATCAAGAATGGACTAAAAGCCTGATTGCTGGTGTTTTAATGGGTATAGGAGCATTTTTAGCAGCAGGAGACAACGTTACCGCTTTTTTAATGCCCTTTATTAACCTTTCTGCAGGTTCTTTGGTGGTACTGGTTGGTTTATGGATAGGAGGGTTGATGGGTATAAAATATCAGCTAAAAGAGTTAGAAAAAAAACAGCAAGTTAAAGCAATACAAGTAAAATTTCCCAAGTTAAATCCTCTGTTGGCTTTGTTAAGCTTTGGGGTTTTAGTTTGGTTGTGCTTTAAGTCATGGGTCTTTGTTTTTTGGGCAGCCATAGGAATGGTTCTACAGAAAAGCAACTGGTGTATGGTGAATACGCTAAAAGAACCCTTCTTTTCAGAAAAAAACATAAATACCCAAAGTGTGGTTTTAACCTTAGGATTAGCGGTTTTAGGTATATGGGGACTCAAGTTTTACCAGGTATTAGAACCCTATACCTATGTTTTACCAAATTTTGGAGTGATAGGTTTTATCGGTGGGATAATCTTTGGGTTAGGGATGTTGCTAGGAGGATCTTGTGGAGCAAGTCTCTTTGCGAAATCAGGAGAGGGGGACCTTAAATCTTTTATTACTTTAGGAGTTTTACTAAGCTGTTATAAAGTTTTAAACTCAACCATTTCTCTTTCTTTCTTACAAGAAGGGCTAAAAAATCTAAACATTTATCTGCCAGATTATTTTGGTTATCCAGGGGCTCTTTTAATTTCATTGGTTGTGTTAGGTCTTTGGTTGACTTTGAGTTGGTGGAATGTTAAAACCAAGAAGTTGTTAAAGCGTTATTATCTTTGA
- a CDS encoding type III pantothenate kinase — protein sequence MLLTVDIGNTATTCGVFEENGRLKALFSFKTFVPVSAEELLVKIKTYLDLYQIEFKKLEGISIACVVPPVLNWWVEVGKRWLAKEVLIANHETVNIPLDLLYPCEVGADRLVNALAGWEKYKGPLIIVDFGTAITFDCISSTGVYLGGAIAPGIFISTEALFKGTAKLPKIDLSEPPTQAIGKDTISALKSGLLIGFAGLTDTLVKKLSEEMGSNPKVIATGGLAKFLVPLTTTIEKIDPYLTLEGLYFLWKARLK from the coding sequence ATGCTTCTTACCGTAGACATAGGTAATACGGCTACTACCTGTGGAGTTTTTGAGGAAAACGGACGATTAAAGGCTCTTTTTAGCTTTAAAACCTTTGTTCCTGTTTCTGCAGAAGAGCTTTTGGTAAAAATAAAGACTTATCTAGATCTTTATCAAATAGAATTTAAAAAATTAGAAGGAATATCGATAGCTTGTGTAGTTCCTCCTGTGTTAAACTGGTGGGTCGAAGTAGGTAAAAGGTGGTTAGCCAAAGAGGTTTTGATTGCTAACCACGAAACGGTCAACATTCCTTTAGACCTTCTTTATCCATGTGAGGTAGGGGCAGATCGGTTAGTTAACGCTCTCGCAGGATGGGAAAAATATAAAGGGCCTTTGATTATAGTTGATTTTGGTACAGCCATAACCTTCGACTGTATCTCTTCAACGGGAGTTTATCTTGGAGGTGCTATTGCTCCAGGGATTTTTATCTCTACTGAAGCCCTCTTTAAAGGCACTGCCAAGCTTCCTAAAATAGATTTAAGTGAACCCCCTACTCAGGCTATAGGGAAAGATACTATTTCAGCCCTAAAAAGTGGACTTTTGATAGGTTTTGCTGGACTAACAGATACCTTGGTTAAAAAACTTTCTGAAGAGATGGGTAGCAATCCTAAGGTTATAGCCACGGGTGGTTTAGCCAAGTTTTTAGTCCCACTTACAACCACCATAGAAAAAATCGACCCTTATCTTACGTTAGAAGGCCTTTATTTCCTATGGAAAGCCCGGTTAAAATAG
- the dnaN gene encoding DNA polymerase III subunit beta, protein MQAKIDTSRLEKVLKNIEKVSDKKASMAVLSMVLIEPNLEESTLYFTATDLEIGYKGKVFAEIEGVSAPFCVSAKKLYEIVKNFPEDTLYFIKDENKLVIKDEEEKILYNLSIMDGEDFPSLPEFGEEHSVEIPGKTLAELIDTTAFCTSKEDTRFVLAGIYLEPLKEEGKLRAVSSDGHRLALLDREVSGIENFPEGFIIAKKAAKQIEEIAEDELLIRLGFTNNYVVIWTSTALFFARTIEGPYPDYRMVIPSEYQNILRIDRKLFIDALKRVSLVVNERFKPVTLELLPKEVILTSQETEMGKAQIRIPGEYEGEPMVVNYNADYLLDALQIMKSEEVEMKIGVGKTPAILTGYRDEGFLYLLMPMVL, encoded by the coding sequence ATGCAGGCGAAAATAGATACCTCCAGGTTAGAAAAAGTCCTCAAAAACATAGAAAAAGTATCAGATAAAAAGGCTTCAATGGCAGTACTTTCTATGGTTTTAATAGAACCAAACTTAGAAGAAAGCACCCTTTATTTTACGGCTACTGACCTTGAGATAGGGTATAAAGGTAAAGTTTTTGCTGAAATAGAAGGGGTTTCAGCTCCCTTCTGTGTTTCAGCTAAAAAATTATACGAAATAGTGAAAAATTTTCCGGAAGACACCCTTTACTTTATAAAAGATGAAAACAAACTGGTTATAAAAGATGAAGAAGAAAAAATTTTATACAATCTTAGCATCATGGATGGGGAAGACTTTCCAAGTTTACCAGAGTTTGGAGAAGAACACTCAGTAGAGATCCCTGGAAAAACCTTAGCAGAACTTATCGACACTACAGCTTTCTGTACTTCTAAAGAGGATACGCGGTTTGTTTTAGCTGGAATTTATTTAGAACCTCTAAAAGAGGAAGGTAAACTTAGGGCTGTATCCTCAGATGGGCACAGATTAGCCCTTTTAGACAGAGAGGTTAGTGGGATAGAAAACTTTCCAGAAGGTTTTATCATAGCCAAAAAGGCAGCTAAACAGATAGAAGAAATTGCCGAAGATGAGCTTTTGATAAGGTTAGGATTTACTAATAATTATGTAGTTATTTGGACCTCAACGGCACTCTTTTTTGCAAGAACCATAGAAGGGCCTTATCCTGATTACCGAATGGTAATACCCTCTGAGTATCAAAACATTTTAAGGATAGACAGAAAACTTTTTATAGATGCGTTAAAAAGGGTTTCTTTGGTGGTAAACGAACGTTTTAAACCTGTAACCTTAGAATTGTTACCTAAGGAGGTTATTCTTACTTCACAAGAAACCGAAATGGGTAAAGCTCAAATAAGGATCCCCGGAGAATATGAAGGAGAACCTATGGTGGTTAACTATAACGCTGACTACCTACTTGATGCCTTACAAATAATGAAGTCCGAAGAAGTAGAGATGAAAATAGGTGTAGGGAAAACCCCTGCTATTTTAACCGGTTATAGAGACGAAGGGTTTTTGTATTTACTAATGCCTATGGTTTTATAG
- a CDS encoding excinuclease ABC subunit UvrA: MKREYLELQQVSTHNLKGFDLKIPLNALVLITGPSGSGKSSLAIDTIAQEGKNRLLKILNYDKEFYVTTSYQATFSSSMPPVFALAQGVRNWFPYKTVGEFLGLVKVLEVLFLLEGEVFCASCGAFNRVHSISQVISWYETLKEGTKFYFLVPLLEITPKAIEYLVSQGFVKYLIDDREIDLSEEQLPQSFKEVFLILDRMVKEGKGRDRLVENLRISFSLSNGRFFLKTTEGLQAQFSLRPVCFRCGSILPVGWSYCKTCGGRGYKQKVACDTCDGLKLREEVLKSRIGDFSIEEILRLDLKNFKEFLSRFSEIKGLDTFIKSLLYKLEQAEFLEIAYLSLSTPVFKLSVGEKKLIEVLQVLTADLTHCLFILDEPTLGLEVEQRVKVLEFLKNLVKKGNSLLVVEHDPFFIYEADFIIELGFEGGEKGGYLVKADFNPLYFEKNCTLTSAYFSGEKRIVKKEKTRETEILEFSLPLGRVKILSNRINLIYGRPGSGKTKVFHQLFEFLVNQDKQVVFSDLSVFRRKEDWVIQYLNLWDLLREVLSQLPSARVKGLTKKHFSFTSKEGVCVGCKGKGKKIYKEEETVIEVLCEECLGKRLSLEVLNLEYKGFKIFEVLDFTIEEAFQVFSNLPKVKEKLMHLIDIGLGYLKLSQEVQTLSGGEKSRLSLIKNLTEKKQVEYVFLEFPFEGLHLEDINRLHQWIEKMVAKPMTFIILETNPLALFLADFLTEVKHQKIIFQGFFEDWLKAQPETLKEKFAFYQRFVAKF, from the coding sequence GTGAAAAGAGAGTACCTTGAGCTACAACAAGTTTCAACCCATAATCTCAAAGGGTTTGACCTTAAAATTCCATTAAACGCTTTAGTCCTCATAACTGGACCTTCAGGCTCTGGAAAGAGTTCTCTTGCTATAGATACTATCGCCCAAGAAGGAAAAAATCGACTTTTAAAGATTTTGAATTATGATAAAGAATTTTACGTAACTACTTCTTATCAAGCTACTTTTTCTTCTTCTATGCCTCCTGTTTTTGCATTGGCTCAGGGTGTAAGAAATTGGTTTCCCTATAAAACCGTGGGAGAGTTTTTAGGATTGGTTAAGGTTTTAGAGGTTTTATTTTTACTTGAAGGAGAGGTTTTTTGTGCTTCCTGTGGGGCTTTTAACCGGGTACATTCTATCTCCCAGGTTATTTCTTGGTATGAAACCTTAAAAGAAGGAACTAAATTTTATTTTTTAGTTCCACTTTTAGAAATTACTCCTAAAGCCATCGAATATTTAGTTTCTCAGGGTTTTGTAAAATATCTTATAGATGACAGAGAAATAGACCTCTCAGAAGAACAACTGCCTCAAAGTTTTAAAGAAGTTTTTTTGATTTTAGATAGGATGGTTAAAGAAGGGAAGGGTAGAGATAGGTTGGTTGAAAACTTAAGAATTAGCTTTTCCCTTAGTAACGGAAGATTTTTCTTAAAAACTACCGAAGGTCTTCAAGCTCAGTTTAGTTTAAGGCCTGTTTGTTTTCGTTGCGGTAGCATTCTACCGGTAGGTTGGTCTTATTGTAAAACCTGCGGAGGTAGAGGTTATAAACAAAAGGTAGCCTGTGACACTTGTGATGGATTAAAGTTAAGAGAAGAAGTTTTAAAAAGCAGGATAGGAGATTTTAGTATAGAAGAAATCTTAAGGTTAGACCTTAAAAATTTTAAGGAGTTTTTGTCAAGGTTTTCAGAGATAAAAGGTTTAGACACGTTCATAAAGTCTTTACTATATAAGTTAGAACAGGCTGAATTTTTGGAAATAGCTTATCTTAGCCTTTCTACTCCTGTGTTTAAGCTTTCTGTAGGGGAGAAGAAGCTGATAGAGGTTTTGCAGGTTTTAACCGCAGATCTCACTCACTGTCTTTTTATCCTTGATGAACCTACGTTAGGGCTTGAAGTAGAACAGCGGGTTAAAGTGTTAGAATTTTTGAAAAATCTTGTTAAAAAAGGAAATTCATTGTTAGTCGTAGAACATGATCCTTTTTTTATCTATGAAGCTGATTTTATCATCGAGTTAGGTTTTGAGGGAGGAGAGAAAGGGGGATACTTAGTAAAAGCAGATTTTAATCCTTTGTATTTTGAAAAAAATTGCACCTTAACGTCAGCTTATTTTTCAGGAGAAAAAAGGATTGTCAAGAAAGAAAAGACAAGAGAAACTGAGATACTTGAGTTCTCCTTACCTTTGGGTCGGGTTAAGATTCTTTCTAACCGGATAAATCTCATTTACGGAAGGCCTGGGAGTGGTAAAACCAAAGTGTTTCACCAACTTTTCGAGTTTTTAGTCAATCAGGATAAACAGGTGGTTTTCAGTGATCTCTCAGTTTTTAGAAGAAAAGAGGATTGGGTTATCCAGTATCTAAACCTTTGGGACTTGTTAAGAGAAGTTTTGTCTCAACTTCCTTCGGCAAGGGTAAAAGGTCTTACCAAAAAACATTTTAGTTTCACTTCCAAAGAAGGAGTTTGTGTAGGTTGTAAGGGTAAAGGAAAAAAAATTTACAAAGAAGAAGAAACTGTGATAGAAGTTTTGTGTGAAGAATGTTTGGGTAAAAGATTAAGTTTAGAGGTATTAAACTTAGAATACAAAGGTTTTAAAATTTTTGAAGTTTTAGATTTTACTATAGAAGAGGCCTTTCAGGTTTTTTCAAACCTACCTAAGGTAAAAGAAAAGTTGATGCATCTAATAGACATCGGACTAGGGTATCTAAAACTTTCTCAAGAAGTTCAGACCCTTTCTGGAGGAGAAAAAAGTAGGCTTTCTTTAATAAAAAATTTAACTGAAAAAAAACAGGTGGAATATGTTTTTTTAGAGTTTCCCTTCGAAGGGTTACATTTAGAAGATATAAACAGACTTCATCAGTGGATAGAAAAAATGGTTGCAAAACCTATGACTTTTATTATCTTAGAGACAAACCCTTTAGCTTTATTTTTGGCTGATTTTTTAACAGAGGTTAAACACCAGAAGATAATTTTTCAAGGTTTTTTTGAGGACTGGCTAAAGGCTCAACCTGAAACACTTAAAGAAAAATTTGCGTTTTATCAACGGTTTGTGGCTAAATTTTAG
- the hpt gene encoding hypoxanthine phosphoribosyltransferase, translating into MEKPQQKLVISEKDILHKIKELANKIDNDFNEEPVVFIGTLKGAFMFLSDLVKHIKNPNVEVDFVRVKSYGLSDKSSGNVELVKDLELPVEGKNVIIVEDIVDTGLTLKFLYERIKELNPKTLKVCALINKKERREVDVPVDYIGFEVEKGFLVGYGLDFAERYRHLSEVYEVVKDE; encoded by the coding sequence ATGGAAAAACCTCAACAAAAACTTGTTATATCTGAAAAAGATATCTTACACAAAATAAAAGAGTTAGCGAATAAAATTGATAATGATTTTAATGAAGAACCGGTAGTATTCATAGGTACGTTGAAAGGAGCTTTTATGTTTCTTTCAGACCTTGTTAAGCACATTAAAAATCCTAATGTAGAGGTTGATTTTGTTCGGGTTAAAAGTTATGGACTTTCTGATAAATCTTCTGGAAATGTTGAATTGGTAAAAGATTTAGAATTACCTGTAGAGGGCAAAAACGTAATTATCGTAGAAGACATTGTTGATACCGGACTTACCTTGAAATTTTTGTATGAAAGGATTAAAGAGTTAAACCCTAAAACCCTTAAAGTGTGTGCTCTCATCAACAAAAAAGAAAGAAGAGAAGTAGATGTGCCGGTAGATTACATCGGTTTTGAAGTAGAAAAAGGGTTTTTAGTAGGATATGGTTTAGACTTTGCTGAACGCTACAGACATCTCTCTGAGGTTTATGAGGTAGTAAAAGATGAATAA
- a CDS encoding LD-carboxypeptidase → MESPVKIAIFSPASLPAPEEYKKALEFFKINEIEIQSFVNFNSKTPYEKAKEVALFLTEPKWDYLWAVRGGFGCLKLLPYLDEFLSDNENLLHKPCLIGFSDITALHVYLYKRFKKSGIHAPNVVSLNKLNPKAWGELLDLILRKKTKLVLEGKGWVEGVAEGVVLGGNLATLAGLCGTPYFPLMEEPFILFIEEINEKPYRIERFLLQLIFTVSRGNLKGLALGDLGITDIKPILQTLSLYLKKDIPIGYGFSVGHISDNFPFILGKKGRLKVFKDKAIFSQEL, encoded by the coding sequence ATGGAAAGCCCGGTTAAAATAGCCATCTTCTCTCCGGCAAGTCTTCCTGCCCCAGAAGAATATAAGAAAGCTCTTGAATTTTTTAAAATTAATGAAATTGAGATTCAATCTTTTGTTAACTTTAATTCAAAAACTCCTTACGAAAAAGCTAAAGAAGTAGCTTTATTTCTTACCGAACCTAAATGGGACTACCTATGGGCAGTAAGAGGAGGTTTTGGATGTCTTAAACTTCTTCCCTATCTTGATGAATTTTTGTCAGACAACGAAAACCTGTTACATAAGCCTTGTTTGATAGGTTTTAGTGACATCACCGCCCTTCATGTTTATCTCTATAAAAGGTTTAAAAAATCAGGTATACATGCTCCCAATGTGGTTAGTTTAAACAAACTTAACCCAAAGGCCTGGGGAGAACTTTTAGATTTAATTTTGCGAAAAAAAACTAAGTTAGTTTTAGAGGGAAAGGGTTGGGTTGAAGGGGTGGCTGAAGGGGTGGTATTGGGAGGGAATTTAGCTACGTTAGCCGGTCTTTGTGGAACCCCCTATTTTCCTCTTATGGAAGAACCTTTCATTCTTTTTATAGAAGAAATCAACGAAAAACCTTATCGTATAGAAAGGTTTCTTCTTCAGTTAATTTTTACTGTTAGTAGGGGAAACCTAAAAGGTTTAGCCTTGGGAGATTTGGGAATAACAGACATAAAACCTATTTTACAGACTCTCTCTCTTTATTTAAAAAAAGATATTCCTATAGGCTATGGATTTTCTGTAGGACATATCTCAGACAATTTTCCTTTTATTTTAGGAAAAAAGGGAAGGTTGAAAGTTTTTAAAGATAAGGCTATTTTTTCACAAGAACTATAG
- the gyrB gene encoding DNA topoisomerase (ATP-hydrolyzing) subunit B: METERNIQYKAQSIKVLSGLEGVRTRPAMYIGSTDVSGFHHLLWEVLDNAIDEALAGFATEIWIRIHQDGSASVEDNGRGIPVDIHPEEKVSGLELVMTRLHAGAKFDHGVYKVSGGLHGVGVSVVNALSEWLIAEVYRDGKIYRQTYKRGIPDGPVQVVGETKKRGTLVRFKPDKEIFGDLEFDLDIVKRRIKELAYLNPDIKLYLVDERIGYTEKFHYKGGIVELVKTLNAKKNPVHSKVIYIAGEKENIKVEVALQYNSGYTETIYSYVNNIFTKEGGTHVIGFRAALTKAINRYISDDKVPKQFKIKIEGEDVKEGLCAVISLKVPDPQFEGQTKMKLGNSEVKPIVESIVYEGILKFFEENPGEAKKIIQKLVIAAKAREASRKAKELVRKKSEIEDFIVAGKLADCSEKDPEKRELFIVEGDSAGGSAKQARDRRFQAILPLKGKILNVEKANIEKMLSSEEIKGLIAALGTGIGPESFNPDKCKYHKIIIMTDADVDGSHIRTLLLTFFYRQMFELIERGWIFIAQPPLYRVVDGKKEVYLKNDEELDKYIMNRLAENVKISFTKDQQTFLLKDFKSFFLNCAKLDRLLFNLLKKTYPPQVVLILLQAGFDNLTYFEDLTKIEQVATDCQKAGFKVSKIKSSSYNPKYYEFFVFSEKEATVSCLVGPELILERDYREALKIFANLKPNLGHTIHIEYKGEKKSWDNWFFSLSEILSYLREEGKKGLFVQRYKGLGEMNSKQLWETTMDPQKRVLKQVTIKDAEKADELFSILMGENVEPRREFIYKHALEYRELDI; encoded by the coding sequence ATGGAGACAGAGAGAAACATTCAGTATAAAGCTCAAAGTATTAAAGTTTTATCAGGTTTAGAAGGTGTTAGAACAAGACCTGCGATGTATATAGGGTCTACCGATGTTTCAGGATTTCATCATCTGCTTTGGGAAGTCTTAGATAACGCCATAGACGAAGCCTTAGCAGGGTTTGCTACTGAAATCTGGATCAGGATCCATCAGGACGGTTCTGCCAGTGTAGAGGATAACGGAAGAGGCATTCCTGTAGACATTCATCCAGAAGAAAAAGTTTCAGGGTTGGAACTGGTTATGACGAGACTTCATGCAGGAGCAAAATTTGACCACGGAGTTTATAAAGTCTCTGGTGGACTTCATGGAGTAGGAGTTTCAGTAGTAAATGCCCTTTCAGAATGGTTGATAGCTGAGGTTTATCGAGATGGAAAAATCTACAGGCAAACTTATAAAAGAGGGATTCCAGACGGCCCTGTACAAGTAGTAGGAGAAACCAAAAAAAGGGGGACTTTAGTTAGGTTTAAGCCTGATAAAGAAATCTTCGGAGATTTAGAATTTGACTTAGATATAGTAAAAAGAAGGATAAAGGAATTAGCCTATTTAAACCCAGACATAAAACTTTATCTTGTAGATGAAAGAATAGGTTATACAGAAAAGTTTCACTATAAGGGAGGTATCGTAGAGTTAGTCAAGACATTAAACGCTAAAAAAAATCCTGTTCATTCTAAAGTAATATACATTGCAGGAGAAAAAGAAAACATAAAAGTAGAGGTAGCGCTACAATATAACTCAGGCTATACAGAGACCATCTACAGCTATGTAAACAACATCTTTACCAAAGAAGGCGGCACACATGTTATAGGTTTTAGAGCTGCCCTTACTAAAGCCATAAATCGCTATATTTCAGATGACAAAGTTCCCAAGCAGTTTAAGATAAAAATCGAAGGAGAGGACGTAAAAGAAGGACTTTGTGCCGTAATCTCCCTTAAAGTGCCTGATCCCCAGTTTGAAGGACAAACCAAAATGAAGCTTGGAAACAGCGAAGTAAAACCTATCGTAGAATCAATAGTTTATGAAGGAATCTTAAAATTTTTCGAAGAAAATCCGGGAGAAGCAAAAAAAATCATCCAAAAACTGGTAATAGCTGCCAAGGCAAGAGAGGCCTCAAGAAAGGCTAAAGAACTTGTGAGAAAAAAAAGTGAAATAGAAGATTTCATCGTAGCTGGTAAACTGGCTGACTGTTCAGAAAAAGATCCAGAAAAAAGAGAACTTTTTATCGTAGAGGGAGATTCTGCAGGGGGTTCTGCCAAACAGGCAAGAGACAGAAGATTTCAAGCCATCCTTCCCTTAAAAGGAAAAATTCTTAATGTAGAAAAAGCTAACATAGAAAAAATGCTTTCTTCAGAAGAAATAAAAGGTCTGATAGCAGCTTTAGGAACTGGGATAGGTCCTGAGAGTTTTAACCCAGACAAATGTAAATATCATAAAATAATCATCATGACGGATGCTGACGTAGATGGATCTCATATAAGAACCCTTTTACTAACCTTTTTTTACAGACAGATGTTTGAGTTGATAGAAAGAGGCTGGATTTTTATAGCTCAACCTCCTCTTTATAGGGTGGTTGATGGCAAAAAAGAAGTTTACCTAAAAAACGACGAAGAGTTAGATAAGTATATCATGAATAGGTTGGCAGAAAATGTAAAGATCTCTTTTACTAAAGATCAACAAACCTTTTTATTAAAGGATTTCAAATCTTTCTTCCTTAATTGTGCTAAACTTGATAGACTGCTTTTTAACCTACTTAAAAAAACCTATCCCCCTCAGGTAGTACTAATTCTACTTCAGGCAGGTTTTGACAATCTTACCTATTTTGAAGATCTAACCAAGATAGAACAGGTAGCTACAGACTGTCAAAAAGCGGGATTTAAAGTTTCCAAGATAAAATCCAGTAGTTATAATCCAAAATACTATGAATTTTTCGTTTTCTCTGAAAAAGAAGCTACAGTTTCCTGTTTGGTGGGACCAGAGCTAATCTTAGAAAGAGACTACCGGGAGGCTTTAAAAATATTTGCCAACCTGAAACCCAATCTGGGACATACAATTCACATAGAGTATAAAGGAGAAAAAAAGTCTTGGGATAACTGGTTTTTCTCTCTTTCTGAAATCCTTTCTTATCTTAGAGAAGAGGGAAAAAAAGGTCTTTTTGTACAGAGATATAAAGGATTAGGAGAGATGAACTCAAAACAGTTATGGGAAACCACGATGGATCCTCAAAAAAGGGTTTTAAAACAAGTAACCATCAAAGATGCTGAAAAAGCAGATGAGCTTTTTTCTATCCTTATGGGAGAAAACGTAGAACCAAGAAGAGAATTTATCTACAAACACGCCTTAGAATACAGAGAATTAGACATATAA
- a CDS encoding NAD(P)/FAD-dependent oxidoreductase — MKQKKYDVVIVGAGPAGIFTALELSKNENLKILIIEKGKSIEKRKCPTLKVGKCAKCIPCNIISGWGGAGAFSDGKLNLSREIGGFLNEYLDPNELSALIDYVDKIYLSFGAPETLYAPDEITIKKITTEATKNGLLFIPSKIRHIGTEKCREVLTHLQNYLKDKVELLFETEVEEILVSKNQVNGVRLKDGKEILASFVVIAPGRSGNEWVQKECKRLKLSTTINPVDIGVRVEVPAAIMEDLTSKVYEPKFVYFSKTFDDKVRTFCVNPYGEVVMENIDGIWTVNGHSYANQKTENTNFAILCSTYFTEPFKEPVLYGKNIAKLANFLGNGVLVQRLGDIKRGRRSNEKRIAKNLVQPTLKSATPGDLSFVLPYRYLVNILEMLEALDQVIPGIASPYTLLYGVEVKFYSLRINLSPVLETEIRNLFAAGDGAGITRGLIQASVSGVIVAREILRRFS, encoded by the coding sequence ATGAAACAAAAAAAATATGATGTGGTGATTGTTGGAGCTGGACCGGCAGGGATTTTTACGGCTTTAGAGCTTTCAAAAAACGAAAATCTAAAGATCCTTATCATAGAAAAAGGAAAAAGTATAGAAAAAAGAAAGTGCCCTACCCTTAAAGTAGGAAAATGTGCAAAGTGTATCCCTTGTAACATTATAAGCGGATGGGGAGGAGCCGGGGCTTTTAGTGATGGAAAACTTAATCTTTCGAGAGAAATAGGCGGATTTCTAAACGAATATTTAGACCCTAATGAACTTTCAGCCTTGATAGATTATGTAGACAAAATCTATCTTAGTTTTGGTGCACCTGAAACACTTTATGCTCCTGATGAGATAACCATCAAAAAAATTACTACTGAGGCTACCAAAAATGGGCTTCTTTTTATCCCTTCTAAAATAAGACATATAGGTACTGAAAAATGTAGAGAGGTGTTAACTCACCTACAAAACTACCTAAAAGATAAAGTAGAGCTTCTTTTTGAAACTGAGGTGGAAGAAATTCTTGTTTCTAAAAACCAGGTAAATGGGGTAAGATTAAAAGACGGAAAAGAGATTCTCGCTTCTTTTGTGGTTATAGCTCCTGGTAGGTCTGGTAATGAATGGGTGCAAAAGGAATGTAAAAGACTTAAACTATCTACAACTATCAATCCTGTAGATATTGGAGTAAGGGTAGAAGTTCCTGCTGCTATAATGGAAGACCTTACGTCCAAAGTTTATGAGCCTAAGTTTGTCTATTTCTCAAAAACTTTTGATGATAAAGTAAGAACTTTTTGTGTAAATCCTTATGGGGAAGTGGTTATGGAAAACATAGACGGTATATGGACGGTAAACGGACATAGTTATGCTAATCAAAAAACAGAAAACACCAACTTTGCTATCCTTTGCAGCACATATTTTACCGAACCTTTTAAAGAACCTGTCTTATATGGAAAAAACATCGCTAAATTGGCCAATTTTTTAGGAAATGGGGTCTTGGTCCAGCGATTAGGAGATATAAAAAGAGGTAGAAGGTCAAACGAAAAAAGGATAGCTAAAAATTTAGTACAACCTACCTTAAAAAGCGCAACCCCTGGAGACTTAAGTTTTGTACTGCCTTATCGATATCTGGTAAATATTTTAGAAATGTTAGAAGCACTTGATCAAGTTATACCAGGTATAGCCTCTCCCTATACGCTGCTTTACGGAGTAGAAGTTAAGTTTTATAGCCTAAGGATAAATCTAAGCCCTGTTTTAGAAACAGAAATTAGGAATCTCTTTGCTGCAGGGGATGGAGCAGGAATCACCAGAGGGTTAATTCAAGCTTCAGTATCAGGAGTGATAGTAGCAAGAGAAATCTTAAGACGTTTTTCTTAA